Proteins encoded in a region of the Triplophysa rosa linkage group LG14, Trosa_1v2, whole genome shotgun sequence genome:
- the ckmb gene encoding creatine kinase, muscle b: MTKNCNNDYKMKFSLEDEFPDLSLHNNHMAKVLSKDIYNKLRAKSTPSGFTLDDCIQTGVDNPGHPFIMTVGCVAGDEESYEVFKELFDPIISDRHGGYKPTDKHVTDLNWENLKGGDDIDPNYVLSSRVRTGRSIKGITLPPHNSRGERRAVEKLSIEALNSLDGEFKGKYYPLKDMTDKEQEQLIADHFLFDKPVSPLLLAAGMARDWPDGRGIWHNDNKTFLVWVNEEDHLRVISMQQGGNMKEVFKRFCTGLQKIEDVFKKHNHGFMWNEHIGFVLTCPSNLGTGLRGGVHVKLPKLSTHAKFEEILTRLRLQKRGTGGVDTASVGGVFDISNADRLGSSEVAQVQLVVDGVKLMVEMEKKLEKGESIDGMIPAQK; the protein is encoded by the exons ATGACTAAGAACTGCAACAACGATTACAAGATGAAGTTCTCCTTGGAGGACGAGTTCCCTGACCTTTCTCTGCACAACAACCACATGGCCAAGGTGCTGAGCAAGGACATTTACAACAAACTCAGGGCCAAGTCAACCCCCAGTGGATTCACCCTGGATGACTGCATTCAGACCGGCGTGGACAACCCTG GCCACCCCTTCATCATGACTGTCGGCTGTGTGGCTGGCGACGAGGAGTCCTATGAGGTCTTCAAGGAGTTGTTTGACCCCATCATTTCCGACCGTCATGGTGGCTACAAGCCCACCGACAAGCACGTAACCGATCTGAACTGGGAGAACCTGAAG GGTGGTGATGACATTGACCCCAACTATGTCCTGAGCAGCCGCGTGCGTACCGGCCGTAGCATCAAGGGAATCACACTGCCCCCACACAACAGCCGTGGTGAGCGCAGAGCTGTGGAGAAACTCTCCATTGAGG CTCTGAACAGCCTGGATGGTGAGTTCAAGGGCAAGTACTACCCTCTGAAGGACATGACTGATAAGGAACAGGAGCAGCTCATTGCTGACCACTTCCTGTTTGACAAGCCCGTGTCCCCACTGCTGCTGGCTGCCGGCATGGCCCGCGACTGGCCCGACGGCAGAGGCATCTGGCACAACGACAACAAGACCTTCCTTGTGTGGGTGAACGAGGAGGATCACCTGCGTGTCATTTCCATGCAGCAGGGCGGCAACATGAAGGAGGTCTTCAAGAGGTTCTGTACTGGCCTGCAGAAG ATTGAGGATGTCTTCAAGAAGCACAACCACGGTTTCATGTGGAACGAGCATATTGGTTTCGTCCTCACCTGCCCATCTAACTTGGGTACCGGCCTGCGCGGTGGCGTGCACGTCAAGCTGCCCAAACTCAGCACACATGCCAAATTCGAGGAGATCCTGACCAGACTCCGTCTACAGAAGCGTGGCACAG GTGGTGTGGACACTGCTTCCGTCGGAGGCGTGTTCGACATCTCCAACGCTGACCGTCTGGGATCCTCCGAGGTTGCCCAGGTGCAGTTGGTGGTCGATGGTGTGAAGCTCATGGTTGAAATGGAAAAGAAACTGGAGAAGGGAGAGTCCATTGACGGCATGATTCCTGCCCAGAAGTAA